One genomic segment of uncultured Desulfobacter sp. includes these proteins:
- a CDS encoding ATP-grasp domain-containing protein: MKVVVIYNRESTKVINLFGIPNREKYGLQSIQRILNALKKGGHQAVAIEGDKDLIDRLEEFMPRVIKGELPGMALNLSYGIQGQARYTHVPGILEMVGLPYVGSNPLAHSLALDKVVAKMLFVQNGVPTPEFAVIPTPDSPLPDLEFPLIVKPKNEAVSFGIQVVNNMEDLKKAALAIFDEFGQAVLVEQYIEGREINVGLLGNGPNVETFLPAELIFGNTGPKIYTLEDKKRTSGREVGVQCPADLDDKTTRNAQDIAKRAFEVLGCYDCARVDMRLDKNGNLYILEINSLPSLGARGSYVAAAEAMGMNFTDLINRLIQIASSRYFGTPDPPSLQTQKPEAKDVVFGFLTKNRDLMEKKIESWVSISSRTDDLAGIRTAAENLDKTLKEIGMKPVADFTDHRDIWTWESPKGFRDGTLFISQLDVPRGLNSGYEYFRRTPEWLFGEGIGSSRAQLVQFEFMLRAMKSVRRFSKIRLGFACYADEGRQCDESAAILTQAAASASRVVVLKPGNVGDFMIVSRRGQQQYRLIVEGKSVKLGQSGRYTDIMKTLYMKLLEISELNNKKARIGISAVDFKTEAFPERLPHRVQVLIQASYPTATKGRELHSALKKTFKGEGLKWNLVSISERPPMREREVNLQLIKTIQDIAEQWDIPLMTESSLWPSPAGMVPDTVPVACGLGPVAKDLYTSREAVSRISIVQRTLMMAQFLLNTAEE, from the coding sequence ATGAAAGTCGTGGTGATATATAACCGGGAGTCCACCAAAGTGATTAACCTGTTTGGAATTCCCAACCGTGAAAAGTACGGACTGCAGTCCATACAAAGAATCTTGAACGCCTTGAAAAAAGGGGGACATCAGGCAGTGGCCATTGAAGGGGACAAAGATCTGATTGATCGATTGGAAGAGTTCATGCCCCGCGTGATCAAGGGAGAACTTCCGGGTATGGCGCTAAACCTGTCTTACGGCATCCAGGGACAGGCTCGGTATACTCACGTACCGGGTATCCTTGAGATGGTCGGACTGCCGTATGTGGGCTCCAATCCCCTGGCCCATTCCCTGGCTCTGGATAAAGTTGTGGCTAAAATGCTGTTTGTTCAGAACGGTGTTCCCACTCCGGAATTCGCGGTGATCCCCACACCGGATTCCCCGTTGCCGGACCTTGAATTCCCCTTAATTGTCAAACCCAAAAATGAAGCGGTATCTTTCGGTATCCAGGTGGTTAACAACATGGAAGACCTGAAGAAAGCCGCCCTGGCCATTTTTGACGAATTCGGGCAGGCTGTATTGGTGGAGCAGTATATTGAAGGACGTGAAATCAATGTCGGGCTTTTAGGGAACGGTCCCAATGTGGAAACCTTTTTACCGGCCGAGCTGATATTCGGGAATACCGGTCCTAAGATTTATACATTGGAGGATAAAAAACGGACTTCGGGCAGAGAGGTCGGCGTTCAATGTCCGGCCGATCTCGATGACAAAACCACTCGAAATGCCCAGGATATAGCCAAAAGAGCATTCGAAGTTCTCGGGTGCTATGACTGTGCCCGCGTAGATATGCGCCTGGATAAGAACGGCAATCTGTATATACTGGAAATCAACTCTCTTCCCAGCCTGGGCGCGCGTGGTTCTTATGTAGCGGCAGCCGAAGCCATGGGCATGAATTTCACAGATTTGATCAACCGTTTAATTCAAATCGCCTCATCCCGGTATTTCGGAACCCCTGACCCCCCCAGTCTTCAAACCCAAAAGCCGGAAGCCAAAGATGTCGTGTTCGGTTTTCTGACCAAAAACCGGGATCTGATGGAAAAAAAGATTGAATCCTGGGTAAGCATCAGTTCCCGCACAGATGACCTTGCCGGCATCCGAACGGCAGCGGAAAACCTGGATAAAACACTCAAGGAGATCGGCATGAAACCGGTGGCCGATTTTACTGATCACCGCGACATCTGGACCTGGGAAAGCCCAAAAGGATTCCGCGACGGTACCCTGTTCATTTCGCAGTTGGATGTTCCCAGGGGCCTGAATTCCGGATATGAATATTTCAGGCGGACACCGGAGTGGCTCTTTGGCGAAGGTATTGGTTCATCCAGGGCCCAGTTGGTCCAGTTTGAATTCATGCTCCGGGCCATGAAAAGTGTCCGGCGATTTTCAAAAATCCGCCTTGGATTTGCCTGCTATGCAGATGAAGGCCGCCAATGCGATGAAAGCGCAGCCATTCTCACCCAGGCTGCCGCAAGCGCCTCCCGGGTGGTGGTTCTTAAACCCGGCAATGTTGGGGATTTCATGATTGTTTCCCGGCGGGGTCAGCAGCAATATCGGTTGATTGTTGAGGGAAAGTCCGTCAAACTCGGACAGAGCGGGCGGTACACCGATATCATGAAAACCCTGTATATGAAACTTCTGGAAATCAGCGAACTGAACAATAAAAAGGCCCGAATTGGTATTTCAGCAGTGGATTTTAAAACAGAAGCGTTTCCCGAACGGCTGCCCCACCGGGTTCAGGTTCTGATCCAGGCCTCTTATCCAACCGCAACCAAAGGCCGTGAACTGCACTCGGCCCTGAAAAAAACCTTCAAAGGGGAGGGGCTCAAGTGGAATTTGGTCTCCATTTCCGAACGTCCGCCCATGCGGGAAAGGGAGGTGAACCTGCAATTGATCAAGACCATCCAGGACATTGCTGAGCAATGGGACATTCCATTGATGACGGAATCCTCCCTGTGGCCGTCACCCGCCGGCATGGTGCCGGACACGGTACCGGTGGCCTGCGGCCTGGGACCTGTTGCCAAGGATCTGTATACATCAAGGGAAGCGGTTTCAAGAATCAGCATAGTTCAGCGGACCCTGATGATGGCCCAGTTTCTTTTAAATACCGCCGAGGAATAG